A DNA window from Equus przewalskii isolate Varuska chromosome 12, EquPr2, whole genome shotgun sequence contains the following coding sequences:
- the DCUN1D3 gene encoding DCN1-like protein 3, whose protein sequence is MGQCVTKCKNPSSTLGSKNGDRDPSSKSHSRRGAGHREEQPPACGKPSGDILVNGTKKAEAATEACQLPTSSGDAGREPKSNAEESSLQKLEELFRRYKDEREDAILEEGMERFCNDLCVDPTEFRVLLLAWKFQAATMCKFTRKEFFDGCKAISADSIDGICARFPSLLTEAKQEDKFKDLYRFTFQFGLDSEEGQRSLHREIAIALWKLVFTQNNPPVLDQWLNFLTENPSGIKGISRDTWNMFLNFTQVIGPDLSNYSEDEAWPSLFDTFVEWEMERRKREGEGRGAFSSGPEGLCPEEQT, encoded by the exons ATGGGCCAGTGCGTCACCAAGTGCAAGAATCCCTCATCAACCCTGGGCAGCAAGAATGGAGACCGTGACCCCAGCAGCAAATCACACAGCAGGCGGGGTGCAGGCCACCGTGAGGAACAGCCACCAGCCTGTGGCAAGCCAAGTGGGGATATCCTTGTCAATGGGACCAAGAAGGCAGAGGCTGCCACTGAGGCTTGCCAGCTGCCAACATCCTCGGGAGATGCTGGGAGGGAGCCAAAGTCAAATGCCGAGGAGTCTTCTTTGCAGAAGTTGGAAGAACTGTTCAGGCGCTACAAGGATGAGCGGGAGGATGCAATTTTGGAAGAAGGCATGGAGCGCTTTTGCAATGACCTGTGTGTTGACCCCACAGAATTTCGAGTGCTGCTCTTGGCTTGGAAGTTCCAGGCTGCTACCATGTGCAAATTCACCAG GAAGGAGTTTTTTGATGGCTGCAAAGCAATAAGTGCAGACAGCATTGATGGGATCTGTGCACGGTTCCCTAGCCTCTTAACAGAAGCCAAACAAGAGGACAAATTCAAGGATCTCTACCGGTTTACATTTCAGTTTGGCCTGGACTCTGAAGAAGGGCAGCGGTCACTGCATCGGGAAATAGCCATTGCCCTGTGGAAACTAGTCTTTACCCAGAACAATCCTCCAGTATTGGACCAATGGCTAAACTTCCTAACAGAGAACCCCTCGGGGATCAAGGGCATCTCCCGGGACACTTGGAACATGTTCCTTAACTTCACTCAGGTGATTGGCCCCGACCTCAGCAACTACAGTGAAGATGAGGCCTGGCCAAGTCTCTTTGATACCTTTGTGGAGTGGGAAATGGAGcgaaggaaaagagaaggggaagggagaggtgcATTCAGCTCAGGGCCCGAGGGCTTGTGTCCCGAGGAGCAGACTTAG